The segment TCATCTTCATATTCATCTTTCCTGGAACGGGTAATGTTGCGCAGCGCCATGGCCAGTCCGATACCGCCAGCCAACAACATCACCATGGCGACGGCGGCAACGATCAGAACAAGATTTGATGTTTTCTTTTCAGGTTCTTCAGGTTGTTCAGGTTCTTCTTCCGGGACTGCTTCTTCTGTTTTTTTACCATTTTGTGCGGGCAGGGCCTTGACCTGATTGACCGCCAGTTTCCTTTTCTGTTTTACGATGTCTGCCACGTCGGCCCGCTCGAAGGTAACATTTCCCGGGCACAGACGGTGGATATCGCGATCATCTTCGAGTTTCAGACTGTTGACGGTTTTCCCCGACACGCGGCCTTCTGTGCTCGGGAAGTAATTGAGGATGTTGCCGATCTTGCCTTCGGCCTTGATCTTGAAGCCAACATCATCGACCCGTCCGTCGCTGTCCAGATCGATGGTGAAGACGCCTGAAAGCCAGAACTTATGTCCTTCAATAACATGTTCGCCCGGCGACCAGAAGCTGACCAGATCACGGTCACAACGTTTAACCATCGACTTGTCTTTCAATGGCGGTGGCGGCGCGGCGACACCGGCTGCCGGGGTTTCAAGATTGGCTCCGGGAATGGGAAGACCATCGGGACCGACGGCGCCGGGCTCACTTGATACATGATCCATAAGCGGCACTGCCGAGATTTCCGGCGCAACTGGTTGCTGACCTTCTACAGCTGCTGCACCTTCTTCAACAGCCGCCTCGCCTTCGGGCTTCGGTTTGACAAACTCGCGGGCAATGGGCAGCGGTGCCGCGCCGGTATCTGTTTCCAGGCCCATATCGGGAACGTAATCCTTACGTGCGTCCTGAGGCGGCAAGGGTGTGTCATCGGAGGATGGCGGTAACGGCGTGTTGTCTTTTGATTGTTGGTTTGTCTGCGCTTTGGGCAGCGGCATTTCTTCACGGGCCGGGGCGGGAAGGATCAGTTGGCGGCCGAACCAGTCCTTGGCCGGTTCGGTGCAAAAATCATCGCCCTTCTCCAGCCGTATCTTCTGGCTTTGAATTTCCAGTTTGAATATGTAGTGATCGCCGGTATTGAGGCTGTTGGCCATGGACCCGCAGTCGAGCTCTGCCCCATGGACAGGCTTATGCCAGCCAAGAACAAGTGCTACCAGCAGCGCCGCCTTCAAGCCGTACAAAAGAGGGTTGTTCAATGCCATGCGCCCGATTCTTTAAAGCTTGTAAATTGTCGATTGTCTATAACAACCGACGAACCTTAAGGATATATGAGCCATTTAGACTAATTTTTAGTTATTTTCCATGCACCAGGCGAGAATTCCCTTCTGCGCATGTAAGCGATTTTCCGCTTCGTCCCAGACAACGGAGCGCGGACCATCAATCACTTCGGCCGTCACTTCCTCTCCGCGGTGGGCAGGAAGGCAGTGCATAAACAAAGCGTCGGGCCCCGCCAAATCCATCAGGCGCTGGTCGACCCGATAAGAAGCGAGCAGGTTGTGACGGGATTCGGCATCGTCATCACCCATGGAAACCCAGGTATCGGCAATCACACAATCTGCCCCGGTGACGGCACCTTCCGCGTCATGGGTCAGGGTGACATCGCCGCCTTCGGCCTTCGCCCAATCCATTATTTTTGAGTTCGGCATGAGCTGTTCGGGACAGGCCAGTTTCAACGAAAAATCAAAGCGGACAGCGGCCTGAATCCATGATGTCGCCATATTATTGCCGTCCCCGCACCAAACCACGGTGCGCCCGGCAATGGGCCCGGCATGTTCTTCAAACGTCATCACATCGGCCATTAACTGGCACGGGTGACTGTCATCGGTCAGGCCGTTGATTACCGGGATTGTGGCATAGTCGGCCAGTTCGGAAAGTTTGGCCGGATCGTCGGTGCGGATCATAATGGCGTCGGCGTAACGCGACAGCACACGGGCCGTATCGGCAACGCTTTCACCGCGCCCTATCTGGCAGGAATCGCCGTCCAGAACGACCACCCGGCCACCCAGTTGCTGCATACCGACTTCAAAAGAAACCCGGGTTCGGGTTGAGGGTTTCTCGAAGATCAGGACCAGAGTCTTGTCCTTGAGCGGGGTCGCGTCTCCGCTGCCCTGCTTGAAGGCGAGGCCACGATCAAGGATCGAACGCAAAGTGGCTGTATCAAACTGGTCGAGATCGAGAAAATGCTTTGGCCCGGACATCTTAGCCGTCCTCTTCAATTTTAGCACAAACCGCCGACAAAACACCGATCGCCTCATCAATATGATGCTGTTCAATGATCAGTGGCGGTAACAACCGGATGACATTTTCCGCCGCCCCGACACTCAGCAAGCCGGCTTCGTGAAGTTTGCCGCGGAAATCCGCGCTGTCACCAACACACTTGATTCCGATCATCAATCCGGAGCCGCGAATTTCTTCGATGACGCCAGGGTATTTCTCTACCAGGTCATCCAGACGCGCCCACAAACTCTTGGCCACTTTACCGACACGGTCAAGAAAGCCCGGTTCCATGATCACATCGCAGACGGCATTTGCCGCCGCCATGGCCATAGGATTGCCGCCAAAGGTGGACCCGTGAGAGCCCGCGCTCAAGGCCAGCGCGGCGCGTTCTGTGGCCAGACAGGCGGCGACCGGAAAACCGCCACCTATTGCTTTGGCGACGGCCATGATATCAGGGGTGACGCCAGCCCATTCGTGGGCGAACAACTTGCCGGTTCGGCCCATGCCGCATTGGACTTCATCAAATATCAGCAGCAAATCGAATTCATCGGCAGCTTCACGCAAGCCTTTAAGGTAGGCCGGATCAGCTGCATTAATGCCACCCTCGCCCTGCACCGGCTCAATCATGATCGCCGCTGTTTCAGGCCCGATTGCGGCGCGCATTTCATTGAGGTTGCCAAAAGCGACCTGGTCAAAACCCTCAACAGCGGGAGAAAAACCAGCCAGGTGTTTTTCCTGGCCACCCGCAGCGATGGTCGCAAGAGTGCGGCCATGGAAGGCATTAGTGCAGGTAATCACCCGGTAGCGTTCAGGATGGCCCTGATCGCTTTGGTATTTGCGCGCCATTTTAAGCGAGCACTCAACCGCCTCGGCCCCGGAATTGGCGAAGAAAACACTATCGGCAAAAGTCGCCGCGACCAGCCGGTCCGCCAGTTTTTGCTGTCCCGGAATATGATATAGGTTCGAGGTATGCCACAGCTTGCCCGCCTGATCCTGCACGGCCTCAACCAGATGCGGGTGACAGTGACCAAGGGCGTTAACCGCAATGCCCGACGCAAAATCCAGATATCGCCGCCCATCGCTATCGAACAGATAAGCGCCCTCGCCGCGCTCGAAGGCGACGTCAATCCTGGCATAGGTCGGCATAACGTTTGAAATCACGGGAGTTGCCCTCCTGGTTCGGAAAGCGCGGAAGTATCTGAATCTTTACGCTCAATGTCAACGAAGATGCGGATATTCTTTACGCCTTGAGCCTGTACCCCGACTTGAACATCTGCCGACAGATTGTCCACAACAGGGCATTGACGCCGGTCATGACGGCCAGTCCCAGTACCGGGTTGGTGTCAGAACTGCCGATAAAGCCGTAGCGGAAGCCATCAATCATATAAAAAAACGGGTTAAATGCGGCCAGCTTTTGGGCCAATTCGGGTAATCGTTCAATGGAATAAAACGTCCCCGACAAGAACGAAAGCGGAGTCACCACAAAGTTGGTTACCGCGGCGATATGATCAAATTTTACCGACCAGATACCGCCAATGGTGCCCAGCAACGCCAACATCAGGGACGCCATAATTCCATGAAAGAAAATGAAGCCGACATTGTGAAAATGAATGGGAATGAAAAAACTCATCGCCACGGCGACGACGAAACCCACCGCAATACCCCGGGTCGCCCCGCCCAGGGAAATCGCCAGGGTTAATTCATCAGGCGTAAAGGGCGGCATCAGTGTATCGACGATATTGCCCTGAACCTTGGCTACAACAATAGAGGACGAGGTATTGGCAAAGGCATTCTGGGCCATCGCCATCATAATCAACCCGGGCCCCAGAAATTCAATAAACGGCACGCCACCAACCTGACTCGATGCCCGCGACCCGAAAGCCAGGGCAAAGACGGCCAGGAACAACAGCGTCGTGACCACGGGGGCCAGCATGGTCTGGGTGTAAATTTTGGTGAAGCGGCGAACTTCCCGCATGTACAGGGTCCAGACCCCAAGCCAGTTATGATCCGCGGGATGAGCCCATCCGGTGGTGTTCATTATTGTTCCCTTACCTCTGTGCCCATTTATAATAGCGCAATGAGCGAACTTAAATATCAGAATCGGCGCAAAAAAATTCCCCGAAAAGTGAGCGCCACCTCACTTGATAACGCCGCACTTTACTATCTGGGTCGCTTTGCTACTTCTTCGGAAAATCTCAGGCGGGTTTTGTTGCGGCGGGTCGACCGGGCCGCCAGGCATCATGACACCGACCGGCAAGGCTGCGCAGAAATGATTGATCAACTGATCAAAAGATATCTGGAAAGCGGTTTGCTTGATGATGTCGCCTATGCGCGCGCCCAAGGCGCAAGCCTGAACCGGCGTGGCAAGTCTACCCGCGCCATTCGCGGCTGGTTGCGCCAAAGGTTCGTCCCCGCAGATATTATTGATGACACCCTCACGGCTCTTGCCGAAGAACTGGGCGAGCTCGACCTGGCTGCAGCCATCGCCTACGCCCGCAAACGCCGCCTGGGGCCATATCGTAAGGCGGCCAAGCCGCCTGCAAATCTTGAGAAAGAACTGGCCGCTCTTGAGAAAGAACTGGCCGCACTGGCCCGTTCGGGTTTTTCCTACGGACTGGCCAAACGCATCGTCGAGGCAACCGATATTGATGAATTGGAAAATGCCCTGTAAGAGTGGCTGGGCAACTTAAGGAGAAAAGGTCTTGAACGACCCCATACAAACGTTAAAAAATTTTTGGATAATGACCGTAGATGTCTGGCAGACCGGCGTTTTGGGTATCGACATCGGCCGCCTGATCACGGCGGTTGCCATCTTCACCGTGTTTCTGGTTTTCCGCCGCCTGTTCACCCGCTTCGTGTTGTCAGCGATAAAACGCGTGGCCCGCAAAACCGGCAGTACATTCGATGATCAGGCCATTGAGGCGCTGGAAAACCCGATCCGCTTCATTCCCCTTGTTCTTGGCGCTTTTTTTGTCGTCGAATACCTGGAATTTCCCGGCACCTTCGCCATCATCGGCGAGCACTTGGTACGCTCGCTTATCGCCTTTGTCATTTTCTGGGCGTTGTTCAAGCTGGTTGATCCGTTCAGCCAATTTCTCAAGCGTCTGGAAAAGATGTTTACCCTGGCCATGGTCGAATGGCTGGTCAAGGCGATCAAGGCGGCTTTCATTTTTATCGGTGCTGCGACCATTTTGCAGATCTGGGGCATTCAGGTCGGCCCGATCATTGCCGGACTGGGGTTGTTTGGCGTCGCCGTGGCGCTGGGTGCGCAGGACCTGTTTAAAAACCTGATCGCCGGAATCCTGATCATCGCCGAAAAGCGTTTCAATACGGGTGACTGGATCCGCGTCGAGGGCACGGTCGAAGGCACCGTGGAGAGCATCGGCTTTCGCTCAACAGTGGTCAGGCGTTTCGACAAGGCGCCGGTGTATGTCCCCAACACCAAGTTGTCGGACAGTGCGGTGGTCAATTTTTCGTCCATGAGCCACCGCCGCATCTACTGGAATATTGGCGTCGAATACCGCACCACGGTTGATCAGTTGCGGACCATTCGTGACGGTATCGAGGCATATGTTATGGAGAATGATGCTTTCGCCCAGCCGCCCGAAACCGTGCTGTTCGTTCGCATTGACAGGTTTTCAGACAGTTCCATCGATATCATGTTGTATTGCTTTACCAAAACCACCAATTGGGGTGAGTGGCTTGAAATCAAGGAACGTCTGGCCTACGCCATAAAAGACATTGTCGAAGGTGCCGGAAGCGCTTTTGCCTTCCCCAGCCAATCAATTTATATAGAGGCGGCCGACGGTGACAGCCCAGAACCGTTCGTCCTGCCGGAAAGACAAAAACAGGAATAAGTACCATGAGCGTTACCATTTATCATAATCCCCGGTGCTCCAAGTCACGCACCACCCTGGCCTTGTTACAGAACAACAATGCAGACCCGGTTATTGTTGAATACCTGAATACGCCGCCAAGTGTTGAAGAGCTTAAAAATATTATCAGCCTGTTGGGGATCGCCCCGCGTGAGCTGCTCAGAGCAAAAGATGCCCGGGAAGCAGGCGTCGATGCCAGCCTGGATGATGACGCCCTTATTGCCGCCATGGTCGCCAACCCCATCGTCATCGAACGGCCCATCGTCGTCGCTGGCGGTAAAGCCAAAATCGGCCGCCCC is part of the Rhodospirillaceae bacterium genome and harbors:
- the argF gene encoding ornithine carbamoyltransferase — its product is MSGPKHFLDLDQFDTATLRSILDRGLAFKQGSGDATPLKDKTLVLIFEKPSTRTRVSFEVGMQQLGGRVVVLDGDSCQIGRGESVADTARVLSRYADAIMIRTDDPAKLSELADYATIPVINGLTDDSHPCQLMADVMTFEEHAGPIAGRTVVWCGDGNNMATSWIQAAVRFDFSLKLACPEQLMPNSKIMDWAKAEGGDVTLTHDAEGAVTGADCVIADTWVSMGDDDAESRHNLLASYRVDQRLMDLAGPDALFMHCLPAHRGEEVTAEVIDGPRSVVWDEAENRLHAQKGILAWCMENN
- a CDS encoding aspartate aminotransferase family protein, whose amino-acid sequence is MISNVMPTYARIDVAFERGEGAYLFDSDGRRYLDFASGIAVNALGHCHPHLVEAVQDQAGKLWHTSNLYHIPGQQKLADRLVAATFADSVFFANSGAEAVECSLKMARKYQSDQGHPERYRVITCTNAFHGRTLATIAAGGQEKHLAGFSPAVEGFDQVAFGNLNEMRAAIGPETAAIMIEPVQGEGGINAADPAYLKGLREAADEFDLLLIFDEVQCGMGRTGKLFAHEWAGVTPDIMAVAKAIGGGFPVAACLATERAALALSAGSHGSTFGGNPMAMAAANAVCDVIMEPGFLDRVGKVAKSLWARLDDLVEKYPGVIEEIRGSGLMIGIKCVGDSADFRGKLHEAGLLSVGAAENVIRLLPPLIIEQHHIDEAIGVLSAVCAKIEEDG
- a CDS encoding ABC transporter permease, coding for MNTTGWAHPADHNWLGVWTLYMREVRRFTKIYTQTMLAPVVTTLLFLAVFALAFGSRASSQVGGVPFIEFLGPGLIMMAMAQNAFANTSSSIVVAKVQGNIVDTLMPPFTPDELTLAISLGGATRGIAVGFVVAVAMSFFIPIHFHNVGFIFFHGIMASLMLALLGTIGGIWSVKFDHIAAVTNFVVTPLSFLSGTFYSIERLPELAQKLAAFNPFFYMIDGFRYGFIGSSDTNPVLGLAVMTGVNALLWTICRQMFKSGYRLKA
- a CDS encoding RecX family transcriptional regulator, coding for MSELKYQNRRKKIPRKVSATSLDNAALYYLGRFATSSENLRRVLLRRVDRAARHHDTDRQGCAEMIDQLIKRYLESGLLDDVAYARAQGASLNRRGKSTRAIRGWLRQRFVPADIIDDTLTALAEELGELDLAAAIAYARKRRLGPYRKAAKPPANLEKELAALEKELAALARSGFSYGLAKRIVEATDIDELENAL
- a CDS encoding mechanosensitive ion channel family protein, which codes for MTVDVWQTGVLGIDIGRLITAVAIFTVFLVFRRLFTRFVLSAIKRVARKTGSTFDDQAIEALENPIRFIPLVLGAFFVVEYLEFPGTFAIIGEHLVRSLIAFVIFWALFKLVDPFSQFLKRLEKMFTLAMVEWLVKAIKAAFIFIGAATILQIWGIQVGPIIAGLGLFGVAVALGAQDLFKNLIAGILIIAEKRFNTGDWIRVEGTVEGTVESIGFRSTVVRRFDKAPVYVPNTKLSDSAVVNFSSMSHRRIYWNIGVEYRTTVDQLRTIRDGIEAYVMENDAFAQPPETVLFVRIDRFSDSSIDIMLYCFTKTTNWGEWLEIKERLAYAIKDIVEGAGSAFAFPSQSIYIEAADGDSPEPFVLPERQKQE
- the arsC gene encoding arsenate reductase (glutaredoxin) (This arsenate reductase requires both glutathione and glutaredoxin to convert arsenate to arsenite, after which the efflux transporter formed by ArsA and ArsB can extrude the arsenite from the cell, providing resistance.): MSVTIYHNPRCSKSRTTLALLQNNNADPVIVEYLNTPPSVEELKNIISLLGIAPRELLRAKDAREAGVDASLDDDALIAAMVANPIVIERPIVVAGGKAKIGRPPEDVLDIL